The following are from one region of the Methyloprofundus sedimenti genome:
- a CDS encoding YegP family protein, which yields MPAIFELKCNDDKQFYFHYLNSNSEIIMMSGDYDNKEEAEQGIKDTRVGSLMGELLAAGRVPGGESFFVIKNSAGDIIAKSILFNSQMVFDNALHAMKDNACIAEISDLT from the coding sequence ATGCCTGCAATTTTTGAGCTTAAATGCAACGATGATAAACAGTTTTATTTCCATTATCTCAATAGCAACAGTGAAATTATTATGATGAGTGGTGATTATGATAATAAAGAAGAGGCAGAACAAGGCATTAAAGATACTCGAGTCGGCTCATTGATGGGCGAACTACTCGCGGCAGGCAGAGTACCAGGAGGCGAAAGCTTCTTTGTGATCAAAAATTCTGCAGGTGACATTATTGCAAAAAGCATTTTATTTAACTCACAAATGGTTTTCGACAATGCCTTACACGCTATGAAAGACAATGCCTGTATTGCTGAAATTTCAGATCTTACATAA
- a CDS encoding flavodoxin — protein MSKIGIFFGTDTGSTRLVAKKIYSLLGSELADKPKNVNRTSAEELAQYDALILGTPSYGIGDLPGMSVGCMEANWEEFLPRLDDINLSGKRVALFGLGSQERYADRFASSMIHLYRFFYGYGADIVGPWSTDGYTFKHSDAVIDGKFVGLVVDQRTQAHLTEQRIKTWLADITSQLLPETAEELV, from the coding sequence ATGAGTAAAATTGGCATTTTTTTCGGTACAGATACCGGCAGTACTCGATTGGTTGCTAAGAAGATTTATAGTCTGCTGGGGAGTGAATTAGCCGATAAACCTAAGAATGTTAACCGCACTAGTGCCGAGGAATTAGCGCAGTATGATGCTTTGATTCTGGGTACGCCCAGTTATGGTATTGGCGACTTACCCGGTATGTCAGTGGGTTGTATGGAAGCCAATTGGGAAGAGTTTTTACCGCGATTGGATGATATTAATCTTTCTGGTAAACGTGTCGCCTTATTTGGCTTGGGCTCCCAGGAGCGTTATGCTGATCGCTTTGCCAGTTCAATGATTCATCTTTATCGGTTTTTTTACGGCTATGGTGCTGATATAGTCGGACCCTGGAGTACTGATGGCTATACATTTAAACATTCTGATGCAGTCATCGATGGTAAATTTGTTGGCTTAGTGGTTGATCAACGCACTCAAGCGCATTTAACGGAACAACGAATTAAAACCTGGCTAGCAGACATTACATCGCAATTATTGCCTGAAACGGCAGAGGAGCTCGTATAA
- a CDS encoding 4Fe4S-binding leucine-rich repeat protein — protein MNSNTQQQEVIDATPLADCSTCSYRQTLLTEGLCKLGDCCVAIESGRQIDRFFRTNPGYAVDYTQDDFWERRAIAAQYVSPKLLKPLMTDPDEAVRRVLAYSVPLEWLPDLLNDPDREVRITVADRLPEKQLELMANDADYLVREYVARRLPEGRLFRMVVDQDDQVRKAVAERIPTVSLGLMANDNAVEIRRIVARRMEIDELEMISKDSDWTVRYEVALRAGLSLLQHMLNDEDEEVRLTVQERMASLELKTAE, from the coding sequence ATGAACTCAAATACTCAGCAACAAGAAGTCATTGACGCAACGCCTTTAGCGGATTGTTCCACCTGTAGCTATCGACAGACTTTGTTAACGGAAGGTCTTTGTAAGCTCGGGGATTGCTGTGTTGCCATTGAAAGCGGCCGGCAAATTGATCGCTTTTTCCGTACTAATCCCGGTTATGCTGTTGATTATACTCAGGACGATTTTTGGGAGCGGCGGGCTATCGCAGCACAATATGTCTCTCCTAAGCTTTTAAAACCTTTAATGACCGATCCTGATGAAGCGGTCAGGCGCGTGTTGGCCTATAGTGTGCCTTTGGAATGGTTGCCTGATTTGCTCAATGACCCTGATCGTGAAGTGAGAATAACGGTGGCCGATCGCTTACCGGAAAAGCAACTGGAGCTGATGGCTAATGATGCTGATTATTTAGTGCGCGAATATGTGGCTAGACGTTTACCGGAAGGTCGCTTGTTTCGTATGGTGGTTGACCAGGATGATCAAGTGAGAAAAGCAGTAGCAGAGCGCATTCCTACGGTAAGCCTGGGTCTTATGGCAAATGATAATGCCGTTGAAATACGCCGTATTGTTGCCAGGCGCATGGAGATAGATGAGCTGGAAATGATCAGTAAGGATAGTGACTGGACAGTTCGCTATGAAGTGGCACTGAGGGCTGGGCTATCTTTACTGCAACATATGCTGAATGATGAGGATGAAGAAGTGCGGCTAACCGTACAAGAAAGAATGGCAAGCTTAGAATTAAAGACGGCAGAATAA
- a CDS encoding IS30 family transposase — protein sequence MNTFNHLTQEERFYIYTQLKQGVSKNQIAITLGRHKSTIGREITRNTGQCGYRYKQAERIAKQRHIDKPKNIKMTAELQQIITPLIKEKWSPDCISGRLKQQGKDSVSHETIYRYILANKAAGGDLYTYLRHQAKPYRKRYGKNDYRGTIPSRVDIDERPQVVDDKTRLGDWEADTVIGKGHKGVLVTLTERVSKLNFAISIERKESELTKEAIINALEPFKRWVHTITFDNGREFCGHEAIAKTLDCGTYFAKPYHSWQRGLNENHNGLLRQYFPKKEPLDKVTQDEVDSAITALNHRPRKGLNYRTPWEVFCQITGVDINKSQGVALIA from the coding sequence ATGAACACGTTTAACCATCTAACCCAAGAGGAAAGATTTTACATTTATACGCAACTAAAACAAGGCGTTTCTAAGAATCAAATAGCCATCACATTGGGGCGTCATAAATCGACTATTGGACGTGAAATTACGCGTAATACAGGTCAGTGTGGTTATCGTTACAAGCAAGCTGAGAGAATAGCTAAACAACGCCATATTGATAAGCCCAAAAACATCAAGATGACGGCTGAGTTACAACAGATAATAACGCCTTTAATCAAAGAGAAATGGAGTCCTGACTGTATTTCAGGACGCTTAAAACAACAAGGTAAGGACTCCGTCAGTCATGAGACTATTTACCGTTATATTTTAGCTAACAAAGCAGCCGGTGGCGATTTGTATACTTATTTGAGGCATCAAGCCAAACCTTATCGTAAGCGATATGGAAAAAATGATTATCGCGGAACGATACCCAGCCGTGTTGATATTGATGAGCGACCACAAGTGGTTGATGATAAAACGCGTTTAGGTGATTGGGAAGCAGATACTGTTATCGGTAAAGGACATAAAGGCGTATTGGTGACGCTGACTGAACGGGTCTCAAAGCTCAACTTCGCCATCTCAATTGAGCGTAAAGAATCTGAATTAACGAAAGAGGCGATTATCAATGCTCTTGAGCCTTTTAAACGTTGGGTTCACACGATTACCTTTGATAATGGACGTGAGTTTTGTGGGCATGAAGCCATTGCAAAAACACTCGACTGCGGCACTTATTTTGCCAAACCGTATCATTCGTGGCAACGAGGTTTAAATGAAAACCACAATGGCTTATTAAGGCAATACTTCCCTAAAAAAGAACCTTTGGATAAGGTAACTCAAGATGAGGTTGATAGTGCAATTACAGCACTTAATCATCGTCCAAGAAAAGGGTTAAATTACAGAACTCCATGGGAAGTATTTTGCCAAATAACGGGGGTTGATATAAATAAATCACAGGGTGTTGCATTAATTGCTTGA
- a CDS encoding protein adenylyltransferase SelO, with the protein MKNMIRTNSWLQQSEAFYQYVAPTPLADPYFVHCNEQVAQLFRLSAEQLNSDSNLRYFNGDEIAAQLSPIATVYAGHQFGIFTSKLGDGRTILLGEVLGFKGDKYEIQLKGAGLTPFSRTLNGRYLLSDALREYLASEALSGIGIPCTRALCLLGSRTEIGSGTAAILVRIARSHLRFGHFEYFHHLEDFGAVRELFNFVLEQHFPELLNEVPAQRPLKFLEIVIMRTARLLASWQSVGFTHGVMNTDNMTLSGETLDLGPFGFMEAYDPAFSPNPSDDQNRYQFDQQADIGRWNCLALAQAVSSLLATPTIPAGLLRLYRQTYQQLYLQIMREKLGLYTQLDGDREFINSLLTVLTHTHADYTDFFRNLAQFETGCKSQDLFPDIADMDLLQSWLHRYQERLAVERRPNKVRRKAMNQINPAYILRESILNRVVQSAEKGDFTELDRVMALLKNPYQEPLT; encoded by the coding sequence ATGAAAAATATGATCCGGACGAATAGCTGGCTACAGCAGTCGGAAGCTTTTTATCAATATGTCGCACCAACGCCGCTAGCTGATCCGTATTTTGTACATTGCAATGAGCAAGTCGCGCAGTTATTCAGATTAAGTGCCGAACAATTAAACAGTGATAGCAACTTGCGCTATTTTAATGGCGATGAAATAGCCGCGCAATTATCGCCTATTGCCACTGTTTATGCCGGCCATCAGTTCGGCATTTTTACTTCAAAGCTGGGCGATGGTCGCACTATTTTGCTGGGTGAAGTGCTGGGATTTAAAGGCGATAAATACGAAATCCAGCTAAAAGGCGCGGGGTTAACGCCTTTTTCGCGGACTTTAAATGGACGTTATTTGTTGAGTGATGCGCTGCGTGAATATCTGGCGAGCGAAGCTCTATCAGGGATTGGTATTCCTTGTACCCGAGCTTTATGCCTATTGGGAAGTCGTACTGAAATAGGATCGGGCACGGCGGCTATTTTGGTGAGAATAGCCAGGTCTCATTTGCGTTTTGGTCACTTTGAGTATTTTCATCACCTAGAAGATTTCGGCGCTGTTCGGGAATTATTTAATTTTGTGCTGGAGCAGCATTTTCCTGAATTACTTAATGAAGTGCCAGCACAGCGACCGCTGAAATTTCTGGAAATCGTGATTATGCGTACAGCACGACTGCTTGCTTCGTGGCAAAGCGTGGGCTTCACACACGGCGTGATGAATACCGATAATATGACCTTGAGTGGAGAAACCCTGGATTTAGGTCCTTTTGGTTTTATGGAGGCGTATGATCCGGCTTTTTCGCCAAACCCCTCTGACGACCAAAACCGATATCAATTTGATCAACAAGCGGATATTGGGCGATGGAATTGTTTGGCATTAGCCCAGGCAGTAAGTTCCTTATTAGCTACGCCAACCATACCCGCCGGCTTACTGCGCTTGTATCGACAAACCTATCAACAGCTGTATTTGCAGATTATGCGTGAGAAATTAGGGCTGTACACTCAGCTTGATGGTGATAGGGAGTTTATCAACAGTTTACTTACCGTTTTAACGCATACACACGCTGATTATACTGACTTCTTTAGGAATCTTGCTCAATTTGAAACAGGCTGTAAAAGTCAGGATTTGTTTCCAGATATTGCTGATATGGATTTATTGCAAAGCTGGTTGCATCGTTATCAGGAACGATTAGCCGTGGAAAGGAGGCCCAACAAAGTGCGTAGGAAGGCTATGAATCAGATAAATCCAGCTTATATATTGCGTGAAAGTATATTGAATAGGGTCGTCCAGTCTGCTGAAAAAGGGGATTTTACGGAGTTGGATAGAGTGATGGCCTTGCTAAAAAATCCCTATCAAGAACCGCTCACGTGA
- a CDS encoding glutathione S-transferase family protein, with the protein MANLKLYMTPGSCSTGIHILMEELELIFEAHIVNLPAGDQYKPDYMAINPKSTIPTLVTKEGTAITEFSAIAYWLARTYPKAQLMPGDIEGDTLVLETMNYVVNTLHMQGFTRIFTTDNYAFNEADVDRVKAQGDIIVKKGFALINKQLEGKSFISNKFSIADAALFYCEFWAVRIGIHLPDNCLAHYHTILKRPAAIQVLKEEGYSSLFQ; encoded by the coding sequence ATGGCAAATCTAAAATTATATATGACCCCCGGCTCCTGCTCGACAGGCATACATATTCTAATGGAAGAGTTAGAGCTGATCTTTGAAGCGCATATTGTTAATTTACCGGCGGGCGATCAATACAAACCCGACTATATGGCGATTAATCCGAAATCCACTATTCCAACTCTGGTTACAAAAGAGGGCACCGCGATTACTGAGTTTAGTGCCATTGCTTACTGGCTGGCACGTACCTACCCCAAAGCACAGCTAATGCCAGGTGATATAGAGGGTGATACTTTAGTGCTGGAGACCATGAACTATGTGGTTAATACCTTACATATGCAAGGTTTTACACGTATTTTTACCACGGACAATTATGCTTTTAACGAAGCCGATGTTGATCGCGTTAAAGCACAAGGCGACATCATTGTAAAAAAAGGCTTTGCTTTGATCAACAAACAACTGGAAGGAAAAAGCTTTATTAGCAATAAGTTTTCTATTGCTGATGCGGCTTTATTTTATTGTGAATTTTGGGCAGTACGCATAGGCATTCATTTACCTGATAACTGCCTTGCTCATTATCACACTATTTTAAAACGCCCCGCGGCTATTCAAGTTTTAAAAGAAGAAGGCTATTCCTCCTTATTTCAATAA
- a CDS encoding (Fe-S)-binding protein, producing the protein MKLFLDWSAYKDAGMGDAYADIPKMGDDFAKAVAVCIGSRACENKDRGVMCPSFRISDKVELSTGGRVKLLKSALNGEFGKMPFNHSELAEAMDLCVSCKGCQRECENEVDMSLIKAEFLAQRYSETGVPLRSRLFAALPKLIVNVPFFARLIQWRNHSPFAVRLGEQLLGISAQVKLPELAKQSFIAPTETPADQTKTEVVLFVDTFNRHFNPAVADAAVAVLKAAGYPVYVLDKAQHDLVDNRPLCCGRTYFANGMIEQARQEARRLLAALTPHLEANRTIIGLEPSCILSLRDEYLTLGLGESARQLAGKVLLFEEFIAREQTAKHWTLKFKSLGDQKMLVHGHCHQKAMGATKSMRKVLKLIPELNSAQIEASCCGMAGQFGLEAEHVEHAKQMAEQGLYPAIRAEAEARVIANGFSCQQQIVNGGFAKPLHIAEVLYAALDQ; encoded by the coding sequence ATGAAACTTTTTCTTGATTGGTCTGCATACAAAGATGCAGGTATGGGCGATGCCTATGCTGATATACCTAAAATGGGTGATGATTTCGCTAAAGCGGTTGCCGTATGCATAGGCAGTCGCGCCTGCGAAAATAAGGACAGAGGCGTAATGTGCCCCAGCTTTCGCATTAGCGATAAAGTGGAATTATCTACCGGAGGGCGGGTTAAATTACTTAAGTCCGCTCTGAATGGCGAATTCGGAAAAATGCCGTTTAATCATTCAGAGCTAGCGGAGGCTATGGATTTATGCGTTAGCTGTAAAGGGTGTCAACGTGAATGCGAGAATGAAGTTGATATGTCGCTTATTAAGGCTGAATTCCTGGCGCAGCGTTATAGTGAAACAGGCGTTCCATTGCGTAGTCGCTTGTTTGCGGCTTTGCCAAAATTAATTGTTAACGTACCTTTCTTTGCTCGCTTAATTCAGTGGCGTAATCATTCCCCTTTCGCGGTTCGACTTGGAGAGCAGTTATTAGGTATTAGTGCTCAAGTTAAGCTGCCCGAGCTGGCAAAGCAGTCATTTATCGCCCCCACTGAAACACCTGCAGATCAAACCAAAACTGAAGTCGTTTTGTTTGTTGATACCTTTAATCGACATTTTAATCCTGCGGTTGCCGATGCGGCTGTAGCGGTTTTAAAAGCAGCAGGCTACCCAGTTTATGTGTTAGATAAAGCGCAGCATGATTTGGTTGATAATAGGCCTTTATGCTGCGGTCGTACCTATTTTGCAAATGGTATGATCGAACAAGCCAGACAAGAAGCCCGGCGTTTATTGGCTGCTTTAACACCCCACCTGGAAGCCAATCGCACCATTATAGGTTTAGAGCCTTCGTGTATTTTAAGTCTAAGAGATGAATATCTGACTTTAGGTTTGGGTGAGTCAGCAAGGCAATTAGCAGGCAAAGTTTTATTGTTTGAGGAATTTATAGCCAGAGAACAAACGGCTAAACACTGGACATTAAAATTCAAATCCCTGGGCGACCAAAAAATGTTGGTGCATGGTCATTGTCATCAAAAAGCCATGGGTGCGACTAAGTCAATGCGTAAAGTTTTGAAGTTAATTCCTGAGTTGAACAGTGCCCAGATTGAAGCGAGCTGCTGTGGTATGGCCGGGCAATTTGGCCTGGAAGCGGAACATGTTGAACATGCAAAACAAATGGCAGAGCAGGGGCTTTATCCCGCGATTCGGGCAGAGGCTGAAGCAAGGGTTATTGCAAACGGCTTTTCGTGTCAGCAACAAATAGTGAATGGTGGCTTTGCAAAACCGCTACATATTGCCGAAGTATTATATGCAGCTCTTGATCAATAA
- a CDS encoding RES family NAD+ phosphorylase, with product MRLDAWRLGVEEKANCPNCGDSEGRKLSEKSLEQLAHRFFVWGSLHKYDFGTAPVIQFNQHQETSIDVSPGLRNDIHLFEKLLDVGFFHYSPRLWMVGEIEPLKDLQDERNQRAIIKRIFAEYPTRPLGNSHQLYRIRKSPRSPGSDSEYDSPPIEFASSGRLDDQAFPALYTSEDLDVCLHECRVTAEDDIYLATLQPVNQLKMLDLTVLIKEENVTEFESLDLAMHMLFLAASHAYPITRNISRAAKERGYDGIIYPSYFSLLRLGIMPFQTTYGLSHRRIPQYQDYEQHTAIPNAAIFGHPIADGKLKIKCINRLVLSQVAYDIRFGPVRN from the coding sequence TTGCGCTTAGATGCGTGGCGCCTCGGTGTTGAAGAAAAAGCGAACTGTCCTAACTGTGGTGATTCTGAGGGTCGAAAACTTAGTGAAAAGTCACTGGAGCAGCTCGCGCACAGATTTTTCGTCTGGGGCTCACTTCATAAATATGATTTTGGCACAGCGCCAGTGATTCAATTCAATCAGCATCAAGAAACGTCGATTGATGTATCGCCGGGGCTAAGAAATGATATTCACCTATTTGAAAAGCTACTGGATGTAGGTTTCTTTCACTATAGTCCAAGATTGTGGATGGTAGGTGAAATAGAACCACTTAAAGACCTTCAAGATGAAAGAAATCAGCGCGCAATAATTAAACGAATATTTGCCGAGTACCCTACAAGACCCTTGGGTAACTCTCATCAGTTGTATCGCATTAGAAAATCACCAAGGTCTCCTGGATCTGATTCTGAATACGATAGTCCTCCTATAGAGTTTGCTAGTAGCGGTAGATTGGATGATCAGGCCTTTCCTGCACTATACACCTCTGAAGATTTAGATGTTTGTCTTCATGAGTGCCGAGTTACTGCTGAAGATGATATATATTTGGCCACACTTCAACCGGTTAATCAGCTGAAAATGTTGGATCTTACCGTGCTTATTAAAGAGGAGAATGTCACTGAATTTGAAAGTCTAGATCTTGCTATGCATATGCTTTTCTTAGCAGCTTCACATGCCTACCCAATAACAAGAAATATATCTCGTGCAGCAAAAGAAAGGGGCTATGACGGCATTATTTATCCATCTTATTTTAGCTTGCTACGTCTTGGTATTATGCCTTTTCAAACAACTTATGGGCTGTCACACAGAAGAATTCCTCAGTACCAAGACTATGAGCAGCATACTGCTATTCCAAACGCTGCAATATTTGGCCATCCGATTGCTGACGGTAAATTGAAGATAAAGTGTATAAACAGGCTGGTACTCAGTCAGGTGGCTTATGATATACGATTTGGGCCTGTCAGAAATTGA
- a CDS encoding aldo/keto reductase family protein, whose product MIQNQHYLTTLADVNMPPLIYGTAWKKEHTAELVVQAIQAGFRGIDTACQPKHYNEPQVGAALQRVKGEGVERKSLFIQTKFTPLSGQDAKQIPYDRDVPLDLQVAQSFAVSKSNLQTDYVDSFVLHSPLAPHEQLMTAWQAMEKIQQTGAASQLGISNCYDLEVLKLLYNDAEVKPAIVQNRFYKNTNYDTELRRWCANQGIIYQSFWSLTANPGVLSSHNVQAIAQKYQKTAAQIFFRYLTYLGIVPLTGTTSITHMKEDLAIFEFELTPEDLSACGLFLKET is encoded by the coding sequence ATGATACAAAATCAACATTACTTAACAACATTGGCTGACGTAAACATGCCGCCCTTGATATACGGCACGGCCTGGAAAAAAGAGCACACGGCAGAGCTGGTTGTACAGGCCATTCAAGCGGGATTTAGGGGGATTGATACCGCTTGCCAGCCGAAACACTATAACGAGCCCCAAGTCGGCGCAGCGCTGCAAAGAGTGAAAGGTGAGGGTGTCGAACGTAAATCACTGTTTATACAAACAAAATTTACCCCGCTTTCTGGTCAGGATGCTAAACAAATACCTTATGATCGTGATGTGCCACTTGATTTGCAGGTTGCCCAGTCTTTTGCAGTATCAAAATCGAATTTACAAACTGATTATGTTGATTCTTTCGTATTGCATTCACCGCTAGCTCCTCATGAACAGTTAATGACAGCTTGGCAAGCCATGGAGAAAATTCAACAAACGGGTGCAGCGAGTCAGTTAGGCATTAGTAATTGTTATGATCTTGAGGTATTAAAATTACTTTATAACGATGCAGAAGTAAAGCCCGCCATTGTACAAAATCGATTTTATAAAAACACGAATTACGATACAGAGCTTCGCCGCTGGTGTGCCAATCAGGGTATTATTTATCAGAGTTTTTGGAGTCTAACGGCTAATCCAGGGGTGCTATCAAGTCATAATGTACAAGCTATCGCCCAGAAATATCAGAAAACGGCTGCACAGATTTTTTTCCGTTACCTGACTTACTTAGGCATAGTGCCACTGACTGGTACTACTTCTATTACGCACATGAAAGAGGATCTAGCGATTTTTGAGTTTGAACTGACTCCTGAGGATTTAAGTGCGTGTGGGCTTTTTCTAAAAGAAACATAA
- a CDS encoding YceI family protein has protein sequence MKKMTLLLLMLALPSASLWAADSYTIDSRHTFPEFEVNHLGFSMQRGRFNQTSGTLTMDPEAGTGRLKVEVNAASIDTGLDELETHLRGEDFFDVARYPKIYFSSEKLKFKDSKLVAIDGRLTLHGITKPVHLTVDHFYCGRNLKTLKSVCGANAFTTFKRSDFGVDKYVPMIADDVKIVIQVEAIKD, from the coding sequence ATGAAAAAAATGACTTTATTGTTATTGATGCTTGCATTACCTAGTGCGTCTTTATGGGCGGCGGATTCTTATACGATTGATTCCCGGCATACTTTTCCTGAGTTTGAAGTCAATCATTTAGGATTTTCAATGCAGCGTGGACGCTTTAACCAGACCAGTGGTACATTGACGATGGATCCGGAGGCGGGAACTGGTCGTTTGAAGGTTGAGGTAAACGCTGCATCAATTGATACGGGGCTTGACGAGTTGGAAACACATTTACGTGGTGAAGATTTTTTTGATGTTGCGCGTTATCCGAAGATATATTTTTCTTCGGAAAAATTAAAGTTTAAAGACAGTAAACTGGTGGCGATAGACGGACGATTGACCTTGCATGGTATTACTAAGCCAGTTCATCTGACGGTAGATCATTTTTATTGCGGTCGTAATCTGAAAACTCTGAAAAGTGTCTGTGGGGCAAATGCCTTTACCACGTTTAAACGTTCTGATTTTGGGGTGGATAAGTATGTGCCGATGATTGCTGATGACGTAAAAATAGTGATTCAGGTGGAAGCGATTAAAGATTGA
- a CDS encoding helix-turn-helix domain-containing protein, which translates to MKLKLIKNDKQLNEALERVNQLWGAKSDTIERDELEVLSLLIEKYEEEHYPIPASEPIEAIKFLMAQNNLTRKDLQPFIGSMGRVSEILNRKRDLSLSMIKRLHHGLKIPYESLIN; encoded by the coding sequence ATGAAATTAAAACTCATCAAAAATGATAAACAACTTAATGAAGCTTTAGAAAGAGTCAATCAACTTTGGGGTGCTAAAAGCGATACTATAGAACGTGATGAATTAGAGGTTTTATCGTTACTTATTGAAAAGTATGAGGAAGAGCATTACCCCATTCCTGCTTCAGAACCGATTGAAGCCATAAAGTTTTTAATGGCACAAAACAATTTAACTCGAAAAGATTTACAGCCCTTTATTGGTAGTATGGGGCGTGTATCTGAAATACTCAATCGAAAAAGAGACTTGAGCCTTAGTATGATAAAGCGCTTACATCATGGTTTAAAAATTCCATATGAATCTCTTATCAATTAA
- a CDS encoding GNAT family N-acetyltransferase, whose translation MLNFNEVTTHDEIERVVDLAYEIWNAHYLPIIGQKQIDYMLDTFQSKAAINEQIATGYKYFLVQHNQHSAGYFALGPGGDLANRQISKLYIKLDQQGLGVGTATISFIEAFCRDLGVKNIWLTVNQHNIRSIRFYEQRGYRNVGCLIQDIGNGFVMEDYKMLKNLSEV comes from the coding sequence ATGCTTAATTTTAATGAAGTTACCACTCACGATGAAATTGAGCGTGTTGTCGATCTTGCTTATGAAATCTGGAATGCTCATTACTTGCCTATCATCGGACAAAAGCAAATTGACTATATGCTAGATACTTTTCAAAGTAAGGCTGCAATCAATGAGCAGATAGCTACAGGGTATAAATACTTTTTAGTACAACATAATCAACACAGTGCAGGGTACTTTGCGCTTGGCCCTGGTGGTGACCTGGCTAATAGACAAATTAGCAAATTATATATAAAGCTGGATCAGCAAGGCTTGGGAGTGGGTACTGCCACTATTTCATTTATAGAAGCTTTTTGTCGTGACCTGGGCGTCAAGAATATTTGGCTAACAGTTAATCAACATAATATTCGATCCATCCGTTTTTATGAGCAGCGGGGATATAGAAATGTCGGCTGTTTAATTCAGGATATTGGCAATGGTTTTGTAATGGAGGATTATAAAATGTTAAAAAATCTATCAGAAGTTTAG
- a CDS encoding type II toxin-antitoxin system HigB family toxin, with protein MRIIAKSTLRIFWESSPEYIDAKIAMTEWYNYSLKAEWTTPHKIKENLKNASILKNNRVVFNICGNKYRIVTRVDYQFQMMLIRFVGTHAEYDKIKNIEEI; from the coding sequence ATGAGGATTATAGCCAAATCGACATTGAGAATTTTTTGGGAAAGTAGTCCTGAGTATATTGATGCAAAAATAGCAATGACGGAATGGTATAACTACTCATTGAAAGCTGAATGGACTACTCCTCATAAAATCAAGGAAAATCTTAAAAATGCAAGTATTCTGAAAAACAATCGTGTTGTATTTAATATTTGTGGTAATAAATATCGAATTGTCACAAGAGTAGATTATCAATTCCAAATGATGTTAATTCGGTTTGTTGGAACTCATGCAGAATATGACAAAATTAAGAATATTGAAGAAATATAG
- a CDS encoding cytochrome b/b6 domain-containing protein — protein MTQQLTAYPVWDRSVRIFHWVNVFCILASIAIGVAILNDKALGVSNEGKLILKTVHVYFGYVFAANLTWRIVWGFFGNRYARWHSIVPFNAEHRAQLSAMMTGAKSAKPVGFLGHSPIARLMVGLLFLLMTAQAITGLVLAGTDVYMPPFGNTIKEWIASDPSMVESVQPYSKVGINEAAYKEMRDIRKPFITVHYYVFYVLLAAIILHLLGVLVSELKENNGLISAMFTGKKVFSEKPFDAE, from the coding sequence ATGACACAACAACTAACTGCTTATCCTGTATGGGATCGTTCTGTTCGCATCTTTCATTGGGTAAATGTGTTCTGCATATTAGCCTCGATTGCCATTGGTGTGGCGATATTGAATGATAAAGCCCTTGGCGTGAGTAATGAGGGCAAGTTGATATTAAAAACGGTTCATGTTTACTTTGGTTATGTATTTGCAGCTAATTTAACGTGGCGGATTGTGTGGGGGTTTTTCGGTAACCGTTATGCGCGCTGGCATTCTATAGTACCGTTTAATGCAGAACATCGTGCTCAATTGTCGGCCATGATGACAGGGGCAAAATCAGCTAAACCAGTGGGGTTCCTGGGACATAGTCCTATTGCTCGATTAATGGTCGGATTATTGTTTTTGCTGATGACTGCACAAGCGATAACAGGCCTGGTCCTGGCCGGAACCGATGTCTACATGCCTCCCTTTGGTAATACCATTAAAGAATGGATCGCTAGTGATCCTTCGATGGTGGAGAGTGTGCAACCGTATTCAAAAGTAGGGATCAATGAAGCAGCTTATAAAGAAATGCGTGATATTAGAAAACCGTTTATTACCGTTCATTATTACGTGTTTTACGTGCTTCTGGCTGCCATTATTTTGCATTTACTGGGAGTATTGGTATCAGAGTTAAAAGAGAATAATGGGCTTATTTCCGCAATGTTTACCGGTAAAAAAGTATTTTCTGAAAAACCATTTGATGCAGAGTGA